One Candidatus Aegiribacteria sp. genomic window carries:
- a CDS encoding cupin domain-containing protein, whose amino-acid sequence MNETARTAGDMKLNACPRRKLDTHEDARGYVINPFEHLRSTSLISNCHIFSIEPGNVRGNHTHPGRNEEVIVLAGELVIRMPDLDEEYTLSEADILNIDPGVRHVFANESDSTAVAICWSSRRDEAYEGPDTVR is encoded by the coding sequence ATGAATGAAACAGCCAGAACAGCAGGGGACATGAAACTCAATGCGTGTCCCCGCAGAAAACTGGACACTCACGAAGATGCTCGAGGCTATGTGATCAACCCCTTTGAACACCTTCGATCAACATCATTAATTTCAAATTGCCATATATTTTCAATTGAACCCGGAAATGTTCGAGGGAATCATACACACCCCGGCAGAAACGAGGAAGTAATCGTGCTTGCGGGCGAACTTGTCATAAGAATGCCCGATCTGGATGAAGAATACACTCTTTCCGAGGCGGATATCCTCAATATTGATCCTGGAGTTCGCCATGTTTTCGCAAACGAGAGTGACTCAACCGCAGTTGCCATATGCTGGAGCAGCAGGAGG